One window of the Niallia circulans genome contains the following:
- a CDS encoding glycoside hydrolase family 127 protein has product MLSEFALNKVHIKDTFWNYYVKNIKHKTIPFQYKVMDNDMDINIEREREDESLPAEKSNAIENFRIAAGLKGGEHYGWFFQDSDVYKWLEAVSYSLQISPDKELEELADSVIDLIGKAQEKDGYLQTFFQVKFPNRKYRELYYSHELYCAGHLIEAAIGYTEATGKRALLQIALKVVDNVAKYFGYEEGKIQGADGHQEIELALAKLYEFTGEKKYLDLAAFFIDVRGKDPLFYDKQVEQNNKDGITNDHPKIDLKYLQAYIQPKKQTTAVGHAVRMLYMATGMARIAKHSNDEQLFIACKEIWRDVIKKKMYITAGVGSTVHGEAFTGEYDLPNDTMYCETCASIALIYFAYEMFKIEQKAEYIEIMERALYNGALSGASIDGEHFFYVNPLEVYPSISKNNPGQGHVKSQRPNWLGCACCPPNFARTIGSIQRYFYTWDEERQIIYSNLFVSSNLDFPGGTLEQMTEFPKQNRVKYRLKTDGQLVTLKIRIPEWLKNPLLYVEGTTIEINMIDGYMELKRKWNGEIVELVFETPVLAVTANPNVVADVNRIAIQRGPFVYCAESIDNEEKLQTYHINPKNLEWAKVCYQPGVLNGITQLMVEADHELVDRSWQETLYQFNFRGNTEKKELTLIPYYSWGNRGECEMVVWLYK; this is encoded by the coding sequence TTGTTAAGTGAATTTGCCTTAAACAAGGTGCATATAAAGGATACATTTTGGAATTATTATGTCAAAAATATTAAGCACAAAACAATTCCCTTTCAATATAAAGTGATGGATAACGATATGGATATTAATATTGAGAGGGAAAGAGAGGATGAGAGTTTACCAGCAGAGAAAAGCAATGCTATCGAAAATTTTCGCATAGCAGCTGGATTAAAAGGTGGAGAACATTACGGCTGGTTTTTTCAAGATAGTGATGTGTACAAATGGCTAGAAGCAGTTTCATACAGTTTGCAAATTTCTCCAGATAAGGAATTAGAGGAGCTTGCTGACAGTGTCATTGATTTAATTGGCAAGGCACAAGAAAAAGATGGCTATTTACAAACTTTTTTTCAAGTGAAATTTCCTAATAGAAAATATCGTGAGCTGTACTATAGTCATGAATTATATTGCGCTGGACACTTAATTGAAGCGGCTATAGGCTATACAGAAGCTACAGGGAAAAGAGCATTATTGCAGATTGCATTAAAGGTAGTAGACAATGTTGCAAAGTATTTTGGTTATGAAGAAGGAAAAATACAGGGAGCTGATGGTCACCAAGAAATTGAACTAGCGTTAGCAAAATTGTATGAGTTTACTGGGGAGAAGAAATATTTAGATTTAGCAGCCTTCTTTATAGATGTGAGAGGAAAAGATCCATTATTCTATGACAAGCAAGTAGAGCAAAACAATAAAGACGGAATAACAAATGATCATCCAAAGATTGATTTAAAGTATTTACAAGCATATATTCAGCCGAAAAAGCAGACAACAGCAGTTGGCCATGCAGTTCGAATGTTGTATATGGCAACTGGGATGGCAAGGATTGCAAAACATTCAAACGATGAACAACTATTTATAGCTTGTAAAGAAATTTGGCGGGACGTTATCAAGAAGAAGATGTATATAACTGCTGGTGTTGGTTCTACTGTTCATGGGGAGGCATTTACAGGTGAATATGATTTGCCGAATGACACCATGTACTGTGAGACATGTGCCTCTATCGCTCTTATTTATTTTGCGTATGAGATGTTTAAAATAGAACAAAAGGCAGAATACATAGAGATTATGGAACGGGCATTATATAATGGTGCTCTTTCTGGAGCATCTATTGATGGAGAACATTTTTTCTATGTGAATCCACTGGAAGTATATCCGTCCATAAGTAAGAATAATCCTGGGCAAGGGCATGTGAAGTCTCAGCGGCCAAATTGGCTTGGTTGTGCTTGCTGTCCGCCAAACTTTGCGCGAACAATCGGTTCCATCCAGCGTTACTTTTATACATGGGATGAAGAAAGACAAATCATTTACAGCAATCTATTTGTTTCTAGTAACCTAGACTTTCCGGGAGGAACCTTAGAGCAAATGACAGAATTTCCGAAGCAAAATAGGGTGAAATATCGCCTCAAAACGGATGGGCAATTAGTTACTTTAAAAATTCGTATTCCCGAGTGGCTAAAAAATCCATTACTATATGTGGAAGGAACTACAATCGAAATAAATATGATTGATGGCTATATGGAATTAAAAAGGAAGTGGAATGGAGAAATAGTGGAACTTGTCTTTGAGACACCAGTGTTGGCTGTCACGGCAAATCCTAACGTAGTTGCCGATGTTAATCGTATAGCTATACAAAGGGGCCCTTTTGTTTACTGTGCAGAATCGATAGATAATGAAGAGAAACTACAAACCTATCATATCAACCCCAAAAACCTTGAATGGGCAAAGGTATGCTATCAGCCAGGTGTATTAAATGGGATTACTCAACTTATGGTGGAAGCAGATCATGAACTAGTCGATAGAAGTTGGCAGGAAACATTATACCAATTTAATTTCAGGGGGAATACAGAAAAGAAAGAACTTACACTCATTCCTTATTATTCCTGGGGAAATAGAGGAGAATGTGAAATGGTTGTATGGCTATATAAGTAG
- a CDS encoding Gfo/Idh/MocA family protein, whose translation MKLGIVGAGKIVQDLLPMFKSIPQIDLMAIFGRPNKKGFLLDLQKEYLINKIYVDYKEMLADTDIDVVYIALPNQLHYSYTKQALEARKHVICEKPFTSNLKELQELEKIAQRNDLYLIEAITNQYRGNFLQIKELLPKLGDIKVVEANYSQYSSRYDAFKEGDILPAFNPEMSGGALMDINSYNIHFVVGLFGKPMAVQYYPNLSRGIDTSGVLVLEYERFKAVCIGSKDSRGASFATIQGDNGFLTVDGPVNSIDSFTISNASNGEEKINKNEHKHRMYEEFVAFEKIIREKNKSEMLKRLEHSLQVMEILTMARKKAGIIFAADKGINE comes from the coding sequence ATGAAACTTGGAATAGTGGGAGCAGGAAAGATTGTTCAAGATTTATTACCTATGTTTAAATCTATTCCACAAATTGACTTGATGGCGATTTTTGGAAGACCTAATAAAAAGGGATTTTTGTTAGACTTACAAAAGGAATATCTTATAAACAAAATATATGTTGATTATAAAGAGATGCTTGCAGATACTGATATAGATGTCGTTTATATAGCATTGCCTAATCAGCTTCATTATTCCTATACAAAACAAGCTTTAGAAGCCAGAAAACATGTGATTTGTGAGAAGCCTTTTACCTCTAATTTAAAGGAATTGCAGGAATTAGAAAAGATTGCCCAAAGGAATGATCTTTATTTAATAGAAGCAATTACTAATCAATATAGAGGAAATTTTTTACAAATAAAAGAGTTACTTCCTAAGTTAGGAGATATCAAGGTGGTAGAAGCAAATTATTCTCAGTACTCCTCACGTTATGATGCTTTTAAAGAGGGAGACATTTTACCAGCTTTTAATCCAGAGATGTCAGGTGGCGCCTTGATGGATATTAACAGTTACAATATTCATTTCGTTGTTGGATTATTTGGAAAACCAATGGCGGTGCAGTATTATCCCAATTTGTCACGAGGGATTGATACCTCTGGAGTCTTAGTTTTAGAGTATGAGCGATTTAAAGCGGTATGTATAGGTTCTAAAGATAGCAGGGGAGCATCATTTGCGACTATTCAAGGCGATAATGGCTTTTTGACAGTTGATGGGCCTGTTAACAGCATAGATTCATTTACTATCAGCAATGCAAGTAATGGAGAAGAGAAGATAAATAAAAATGAGCATAAACATCGAATGTATGAAGAATTTGTTGCATTTGAAAAAATAATACGCGAGAAAAACAAAAGTGAAATGCTAAAAAGACTAGAACATAGTCTTCAAGTGATGGAGATTCTTACAATGGCAAGAAAAAAGGCAGGAATCATTTTTGCTGCCGATAAAGGGATAAACGAATAG
- a CDS encoding ArsR/SmtB family transcription factor produces MQLGIDKSSLVVYEALASEVRMTIIQLLSKNKMNIKELAKELGISSAIVTKHVKKLEDAGLIKTEKIPGKSGLQKISMLKVDHIEINFPKKIYHSFASYETSVPIGHYTDYDLKPTCGLASEKDFIGRVDEPKLFMDPKRVEAEILWFTQGFIQYTIPNFLKKEEKIQQFEISLEVCSEFPFSNDNWPSDITFSLNGLELGTWRSPGDFADTRGKLTPEWWPHNLNQYGLLKTLRITNHGTYIDGDPISAVTINELDDNCDRWTFRIEVKEDAEYVGGATIFGKKFGNHPQDIIFKVYYL; encoded by the coding sequence ATGCAATTGGGGATCGATAAATCCTCTTTAGTCGTGTACGAAGCTTTAGCAAGTGAAGTTCGAATGACAATTATTCAGTTACTGTCTAAAAATAAAATGAATATAAAAGAGCTTGCCAAAGAATTGGGCATCAGCAGTGCAATTGTAACAAAGCATGTAAAAAAATTAGAAGATGCAGGTCTAATAAAGACTGAAAAGATTCCAGGAAAGTCCGGATTACAAAAAATTTCCATGTTAAAAGTAGACCACATCGAAATCAATTTTCCAAAGAAAATCTATCATTCTTTTGCTTCTTACGAAACCTCTGTTCCAATTGGTCATTACACAGATTATGATTTAAAACCAACCTGTGGATTAGCTTCTGAAAAGGATTTTATTGGCAGAGTAGATGAACCAAAACTCTTTATGGATCCAAAAAGAGTGGAAGCAGAAATTTTGTGGTTTACTCAAGGCTTTATCCAATACACCATCCCAAACTTTTTAAAAAAGGAAGAAAAAATCCAGCAATTTGAAATTAGTTTAGAAGTGTGTTCAGAATTTCCATTTTCTAATGATAATTGGCCTTCTGATATTACCTTTTCACTAAATGGATTAGAACTTGGAACCTGGAGAAGTCCTGGAGACTTTGCAGATACACGAGGTAAACTTACACCTGAATGGTGGCCGCATAATCTAAATCAATACGGGCTTCTTAAAACACTGCGAATTACAAACCATGGTACATATATTGATGGAGATCCAATATCCGCAGTTACCATCAATGAATTGGATGACAATTGTGATCGCTGGACATTTCGAATTGAAGTGAAAGAAGATGCTGAATATGTTGGAGGTGCCACTATTTTTGGGAAGAAATTCGGAAATCACCCACAGGACATTATTTTCAAAGTCTATTATTTATAA
- a CDS encoding MurR/RpiR family transcriptional regulator yields MLLKQIANRTDYTAAEKNIAKYILENANLIERMTIQELAQKTFTSHTSIIRFAQKLGMKGFKDFKIMLVKSIEQKNHVLSEINPNIPFEDDASLMKISQDMMYLTQQAIKESYELLKEKSLFKMTKYLYNSNRIFMYAVGDSQIRAESFQNKLLKINKYAIIATARNEFANNTVNIERNDCAFFITYEAKSNEDFIAARILKERKVPILLLTAFPESKLAKMADVVLTIPALEKKETDKIATFASQVSIDYVLNVLFSSLYQINYTQNREHQRKSTELIDRFSF; encoded by the coding sequence TTGTTGCTAAAACAAATTGCCAATAGAACGGATTATACAGCAGCAGAAAAAAATATTGCAAAATATATTTTGGAGAATGCTAACTTAATTGAGAGAATGACAATCCAAGAGTTAGCACAAAAAACATTTACTTCTCATACTTCTATCATTCGCTTTGCACAAAAGTTAGGAATGAAGGGCTTTAAAGATTTTAAAATTATGCTTGTTAAATCGATCGAGCAAAAAAACCATGTTTTATCTGAAATTAATCCGAATATCCCATTTGAGGATGATGCTTCTCTTATGAAAATCAGCCAGGATATGATGTATTTAACGCAACAGGCCATCAAAGAAAGCTATGAGCTCTTAAAGGAAAAATCCCTTTTTAAAATGACTAAGTATCTATACAATTCAAACCGCATCTTTATGTATGCTGTAGGAGATTCGCAAATTCGGGCCGAAAGTTTCCAAAATAAACTTTTGAAGATAAATAAATATGCCATAATCGCAACGGCCCGTAATGAATTTGCCAACAACACTGTTAACATTGAAAGAAATGACTGCGCCTTTTTTATTACTTATGAAGCTAAATCAAATGAGGACTTCATTGCTGCTCGTATATTAAAAGAAAGAAAGGTGCCGATTTTATTGTTAACCGCCTTTCCTGAAAGTAAATTAGCCAAAATGGCAGATGTTGTTTTAACCATACCAGCTTTAGAAAAGAAAGAAACAGACAAAATCGCTACCTTTGCATCACAAGTATCCATTGATTATGTACTTAATGTCTTATTTTCCAGCTTGTATCAAATAAATTACACACAGAACAGAGAGCATCAAAGAAAAAGTACGGAATTAATAGATCGCTTTTCTTTTTAA
- a CDS encoding AraC family transcriptional regulator produces MQETYILSRLTGAVPFHSAGLFVSDVPWSHAPRKNPNEEIILCISGTLYLEVDNTAYELKENEFLFIPANTSFKGSKHSEKGLSFYWFHFYLPQGKKAVSNPYAQKSSSPEIYLPLYSSEMNLSKTIILLNQLIASMKSSQTNNGFLDYLVTAILLELSEEARSVYEDSAEREPHNRFLHYVKEWIRMNSNHPLTIEEIANHFGYNKAYLSHTFSKNIGTTISQFILQVRLEKAKSLLLNTNDTVTKVAADCGFKDEKYFMRVFKQTENMTPTAFRSALRHIKLNNI; encoded by the coding sequence ATGCAAGAAACGTATATACTTTCCCGTCTAACAGGAGCGGTACCCTTTCATTCAGCTGGTTTATTTGTGTCAGATGTTCCATGGTCTCATGCACCAAGAAAAAATCCAAATGAAGAAATTATCCTATGTATTTCTGGTACTCTCTATTTAGAGGTAGATAATACCGCATATGAATTAAAAGAAAATGAATTTCTTTTCATTCCTGCCAACACATCCTTTAAAGGTAGTAAACACTCAGAAAAGGGCCTATCATTCTATTGGTTCCACTTTTATCTTCCACAAGGAAAAAAGGCTGTTTCAAATCCCTACGCACAAAAAAGCTCCTCTCCAGAAATATATTTACCTTTGTATTCATCTGAAATGAATCTTTCTAAAACCATCATTTTGTTAAATCAATTAATCGCAAGCATGAAATCATCTCAAACAAATAATGGTTTTCTTGATTATTTAGTAACAGCTATCCTATTAGAGCTTAGTGAGGAAGCCCGTAGTGTCTATGAAGATTCTGCCGAGAGAGAACCACATAATCGTTTCTTACACTATGTAAAAGAATGGATTCGGATGAACAGCAATCACCCCTTAACAATAGAAGAAATCGCCAATCATTTTGGATATAATAAAGCTTACTTATCACATACTTTTTCAAAAAATATCGGAACAACAATTAGCCAATTTATTCTTCAAGTTAGATTAGAGAAGGCAAAATCATTATTATTGAACACGAATGATACTGTTACGAAAGTTGCTGCCGACTGTGGTTTTAAAGATGAGAAATATTTTATGAGAGTATTTAAGCAAACAGAAAACATGACCCCAACTGCTTTCCGTTCTGCCTTAAGGCATATTAAATTAAATAATATTTAA
- a CDS encoding Gfo/Idh/MocA family oxidoreductase — MLTIGYIGNGKSTNRYHLPFTLQRDHIKVKTIYRRNPARDTWKKYKHIHYTTDLNEILNDQEIQLIVVTTSHDSHYAFAKLALDHNKHVLVEKPFMMSVEEAEEIFLYAKEKGLVVQCYQNRRYDSDFLTTKKVIESGKLGDLLEVELNYDYYRPEVPESVQVYNNYRSFMYGHGTHTIDQVISYFGKPQHVHYDVRQLLGQGRMNDYFDLDFYYDQLKVSIKSSYFRLKERPSFVVYGKKGSFIKHSKDRQEEHLKLFYMPDGESFGIDQPEHYGTLTYIDENGDYHEEKVVSKAGDYGRVYDGMYNTIIHGEEKIIKDEETLLQLAILEAGMKGCK; from the coding sequence ATGCTAACAATTGGATACATAGGAAATGGCAAAAGTACAAATCGGTATCATCTTCCTTTTACTTTACAAAGAGACCATATTAAGGTGAAAACAATTTATCGTAGAAACCCAGCTCGCGATACATGGAAGAAATATAAACATATTCATTATACTACGGATTTAAACGAGATACTCAATGATCAAGAGATTCAATTAATCGTAGTAACAACATCTCATGACTCTCATTATGCATTTGCTAAGTTAGCTTTAGATCATAATAAACATGTGCTAGTGGAAAAGCCATTTATGATGTCGGTAGAAGAAGCCGAAGAAATATTCTTATATGCAAAAGAAAAAGGACTTGTTGTTCAATGCTATCAAAACCGCCGTTATGATTCAGATTTTCTGACAACAAAAAAAGTGATAGAGAGTGGTAAATTAGGAGATTTATTAGAAGTAGAATTGAATTATGACTATTATCGACCAGAAGTGCCAGAATCAGTCCAGGTTTATAATAATTATCGTAGCTTTATGTACGGACATGGTACCCATACGATCGACCAGGTCATATCTTATTTTGGAAAACCGCAGCATGTTCATTATGATGTAAGACAATTACTAGGACAAGGACGAATGAATGACTATTTTGACTTAGATTTTTATTATGATCAGTTAAAGGTTTCGATTAAGTCAAGTTACTTCCGTCTAAAAGAAAGACCAAGCTTTGTTGTTTACGGTAAGAAGGGAAGCTTCATTAAACATTCGAAAGATAGACAAGAGGAACATTTAAAACTTTTCTATATGCCTGATGGAGAGAGTTTTGGGATAGACCAACCAGAACATTATGGTACCCTAACTTATATAGATGAGAATGGAGATTACCATGAAGAAAAAGTTGTATCAAAGGCAGGGGATTATGGGCGAGTGTATGATGGAATGTATAATACAATCATCCATGGGGAAGAAAAAATAATAAAAGATGAGGAAACGCTATTACAATTGGCAATTTTAGAAGCGGGAATGAAGGGATGTAAATAA
- a CDS encoding NUDIX hydrolase: MKEERKFHRPFGVYGVNTENDKLLVIHKKRGPYANRFDLPGGSLEPEESLATAMRREFLEETGIKIAIEKQIGMADFLFPCIWREYTHIHHIAAFYTVRKVGGEISIPKQFEGQDSFGAEWVSLNDLSIHNASPLVLKAIEWIQTGSIGLEVTWFEKWEVKKSLQIEGKKESTDDY, from the coding sequence TTGAAAGAAGAGAGAAAGTTTCATCGGCCGTTTGGGGTGTATGGGGTTAACACGGAAAATGATAAATTACTCGTAATACATAAGAAAAGAGGACCTTATGCTAATCGCTTTGATTTGCCAGGAGGAAGCTTGGAACCAGAGGAAAGTTTGGCGACAGCCATGAGGAGAGAGTTTCTCGAAGAGACGGGGATAAAGATTGCCATAGAGAAGCAAATAGGTATGGCTGATTTTTTATTTCCTTGTATATGGAGAGAATATACTCATATTCATCATATCGCTGCTTTTTATACAGTAAGGAAAGTAGGCGGGGAAATTTCAATACCAAAGCAATTTGAAGGACAGGATTCGTTTGGTGCGGAATGGGTCTCCTTAAACGATCTGTCTATACATAATGCTTCTCCACTTGTGCTAAAGGCAATAGAGTGGATACAAACAGGTTCAATTGGACTTGAAGTAACTTGGTTTGAGAAATGGGAAGTGAAGAAATCCCTCCAAATAGAAGGAAAAAAGGAGAGCACAGATGATTATTAG